One Saccharopolyspora erythraea NRRL 2338 genomic region harbors:
- a CDS encoding TetR/AcrR family transcriptional regulator → MTSRRVPRHRTRRRPTRRGQVLSEELIVDTALRLIELHGADGLSMRRLGAALGADATAVYRYFDGKHQLVLAIADELIGRTFADFHPSGDWVADLRTAAELIYRTNRAHPRAAMLVTSVVTGRGHEVAAVETMLGILRGAGFAPADAVRHYHCFISLVLAFSALDSTIDAADPEQLHAEAATWHDVYRALPAEQYPNIAAGADELDVQMQSTPFHTTLELLLSAIAAQAPDPA, encoded by the coding sequence GTGACTTCCCGCCGGGTACCCCGACACCGCACCCGCCGACGCCCCACCCGACGCGGCCAGGTCCTGTCCGAGGAGCTGATCGTGGACACCGCGCTGCGGCTGATCGAACTGCACGGCGCCGACGGGCTGTCGATGCGCAGGCTCGGGGCGGCGCTCGGCGCGGACGCCACCGCGGTGTACCGCTACTTCGACGGCAAGCACCAACTCGTGCTCGCGATCGCCGACGAACTGATCGGCAGGACCTTCGCCGATTTCCACCCCAGCGGCGACTGGGTCGCGGACCTGCGCACCGCGGCGGAGCTCATCTACCGCACCAACCGAGCCCATCCCCGGGCCGCCATGCTGGTCACCTCGGTGGTGACCGGCCGAGGGCACGAGGTGGCCGCGGTCGAGACGATGCTCGGCATCCTGCGCGGCGCCGGGTTCGCCCCGGCGGACGCGGTCCGCCACTACCACTGCTTCATCAGCCTGGTGCTGGCTTTCTCGGCACTGGATTCCACGATCGACGCCGCCGATCCCGAGCAGCTGCACGCGGAAGCGGCCACCTGGCACGACGTGTACCGCGCACTCCCCGCCGAGCAGTACCCGAACATCGCGGCGGGAGCCGACGAGCTCGACGTGCAGATGCAGAGCACGCCGTTCCACACGACCCTGGAACTCCTCCTGTCCGCGATCGCCGCGCAGGCGCCCGACCCCGCATGA
- a CDS encoding O-antigen ligase family protein codes for MRVWDVFADKSTPSPRWKSTTPSQPFSPAPGQIMPGAAVAVVVLESASGFLPSEPLVSVLTPLRLVVLLGLLGLVLDRAGVGSFRTRMDVLVGVVVLSALLATVAGGGTSAPLRGLLPQVAVYYLLVGMRRRHPESWHALTVFALASVSIAGAVALSQATNATPTGFCRSGLLGDADCGPDTLVRSIGTFANPNTLAAFLVMLTPIAALAATLLSERTARLSVMILAGVGYGAVLTTFSRAGYIAAAAGILVLVAARRLMPRFSGSGFRLATAAGVGGLACVGLVIAISSRAGAALGVRGQAWEAAIEVASTNPLGVGLQRAGAVIDARAPGDVEFSHVHNLWLNWLVEAGVLGMLGITAVTVVGVISAARLARDGSATGVACLSGLTAFMLMSLLDHPANLERIAMMFWLVLALTMAETPARWRPRTAAPAPPPATPQPPARPPGQLTPGRPRKHPRQRVRTGPTSSTGMPLTGP; via the coding sequence ATGCGAGTTTGGGACGTGTTCGCCGACAAGTCGACGCCGTCGCCGCGGTGGAAGTCGACCACGCCGTCGCAGCCGTTCTCCCCTGCTCCCGGTCAGATCATGCCGGGTGCCGCGGTCGCCGTTGTCGTACTGGAGTCGGCGAGCGGTTTCCTGCCCAGCGAGCCGCTGGTCAGCGTTCTCACGCCGCTGCGTCTGGTCGTCTTGCTCGGTCTGCTGGGACTGGTCCTCGACCGGGCGGGAGTCGGCTCGTTCCGCACCCGGATGGACGTCCTCGTCGGCGTGGTCGTGCTGTCGGCACTGCTCGCCACGGTCGCCGGGGGCGGCACCAGCGCGCCGCTGCGCGGCCTGCTGCCCCAGGTGGCGGTGTACTACCTGCTCGTCGGGATGCGACGGCGTCACCCCGAGTCCTGGCACGCGCTGACGGTGTTCGCGCTGGCATCGGTGTCGATTGCCGGCGCGGTGGCGCTTAGCCAGGCGACCAACGCCACGCCGACCGGCTTCTGCCGCAGCGGTCTGCTCGGCGACGCCGACTGCGGGCCCGACACGCTGGTCCGTTCCATCGGCACCTTCGCCAACCCCAACACACTCGCCGCGTTCCTGGTGATGCTCACGCCGATCGCCGCGCTCGCGGCGACGCTGCTGTCGGAGCGGACGGCCCGGCTCAGCGTCATGATCTTGGCCGGAGTCGGCTACGGCGCGGTCCTGACCACGTTCTCGCGGGCGGGCTACATCGCCGCCGCCGCGGGCATCCTGGTGCTCGTCGCGGCACGCCGGCTGATGCCGCGCTTCAGCGGCTCCGGGTTCCGCCTGGCCACCGCTGCCGGCGTGGGCGGCCTGGCGTGCGTCGGACTGGTGATCGCGATCAGCTCGCGAGCAGGCGCCGCGCTCGGCGTCCGCGGGCAGGCGTGGGAAGCGGCCATCGAGGTCGCGAGCACGAACCCCCTCGGCGTCGGCCTGCAACGCGCGGGCGCGGTCATCGACGCCCGCGCGCCGGGAGACGTCGAGTTCTCCCACGTGCACAACCTCTGGCTGAACTGGCTGGTTGAGGCGGGTGTGCTCGGCATGCTCGGGATCACCGCGGTGACCGTCGTCGGAGTCATCTCGGCCGCCCGCCTCGCCCGGGACGGCTCGGCCACCGGAGTCGCCTGCCTTTCGGGCCTGACGGCGTTCATGCTGATGAGCCTCCTGGACCATCCGGCCAACCTGGAACGCATCGCGATGATGTTCTGGCTCGTGCTGGCCTTGACGATGGCCGAGACCCCGGCCCGCTGGCGCCCTCGGACCGCAGCGCCGGCGCCACCGCCGGCGACACCCCAGCCTCCCGCACGGCCGCCCGGGCAATTGACGCCCGGGCGTCCCAGGAAGCACCCCCGCCAGCGGGTCAGGACCGGCCCGACATCCAGCACCGGGATGCCGCTCACTGGCCCATGA
- a CDS encoding lipase family protein, whose amino-acid sequence MGKLVGRTSVLLALVLVLAACGGRPPAEQDDEIAGARAAEAANALPRAALYDTAPGTAAPGSVLRSERATGWQLPEGAAGNLVVYNSRSAQGTPVAASAAVLTPAGPPPPGGWPVVAWVHGTSGVARQCAPSLMKDLYYPDEIANWLEQGYAVVAADYSGLGAGSGHEYITMTANAKDVRYSIAAARQAVAGLSERWVAVGHSQGGQAVWGVARQEAAEPTGRFLGSVAIAPVTPYDRLQREVADNEGQGQYLAYVASSIAAQYPAFQPRNVMSDKGMSNYERYLHEGCWTYGRALSGTGTPRELLRPDWSQDAAVREFIERNRYANAPLAGPIFVASGAADTDVAASTVAEVAAEQCGQGTPVDYHDYPGDHETVMRQSAADRSRWVADRFAGAPAPNTCTVR is encoded by the coding sequence ATGGGAAAACTGGTTGGGCGGACATCGGTTCTGCTCGCTCTCGTGCTCGTGCTGGCCGCCTGCGGCGGGCGCCCGCCCGCTGAGCAGGACGACGAGATCGCCGGCGCGCGGGCCGCGGAAGCGGCCAACGCGCTGCCGCGCGCCGCGCTCTACGACACCGCGCCCGGCACGGCGGCACCGGGCTCGGTGCTGCGTTCGGAGCGGGCCACCGGGTGGCAGTTGCCCGAGGGCGCCGCGGGAAACCTCGTCGTCTACAACTCCCGATCGGCGCAGGGCACGCCGGTGGCGGCCTCGGCGGCGGTGCTCACCCCGGCGGGCCCTCCGCCGCCCGGCGGGTGGCCGGTCGTCGCTTGGGTGCACGGGACGAGCGGTGTGGCGCGGCAGTGCGCACCGAGCCTGATGAAGGACCTGTACTACCCCGACGAGATCGCGAACTGGCTCGAACAGGGGTACGCCGTGGTAGCCGCCGACTACTCGGGACTGGGTGCGGGCAGCGGGCACGAGTACATCACCATGACAGCCAACGCCAAGGACGTGCGCTACTCCATCGCCGCGGCACGCCAGGCGGTGGCCGGGCTGAGCGAGCGCTGGGTCGCGGTCGGGCACTCCCAGGGCGGCCAGGCCGTGTGGGGCGTTGCCCGGCAGGAAGCCGCCGAACCCACCGGCAGGTTCCTCGGTTCGGTGGCGATCGCCCCGGTGACGCCGTACGACCGGCTCCAGCGCGAGGTCGCGGACAACGAGGGCCAAGGCCAGTACCTCGCCTACGTCGCCAGCTCGATCGCCGCGCAGTACCCGGCGTTCCAGCCGCGGAACGTGATGAGCGACAAGGGGATGAGCAACTACGAGCGGTACCTCCACGAGGGCTGCTGGACCTATGGACGAGCCCTCAGCGGCACGGGCACACCACGAGAACTGTTGCGACCTGATTGGTCACAGGACGCCGCTGTCCGCGAGTTCATCGAACGCAATCGCTATGCGAACGCGCCCCTTGCGGGGCCGATCTTCGTCGCTTCCGGCGCAGCGGACACCGACGTCGCCGCGTCCACTGTGGCGGAGGTAGCGGCGGAGCAGTGCGGTCAGGGCACGCCCGTCGACTACCACGATTACCCCGGCGACCACGAAACCGTGATGCGGCAGTCGGCCGCCGACCGGTCGCGGTGGGTCGCGGACCGGTTCGCCGGTGCGCCGGCACCGAACACCTGCACCGTCCGATGA
- a CDS encoding Na+/H+ antiporter gives MSGAEVLICGLLVSVAVLAAVARLLSIPYPIVLVVGGAAIGFLPGLPHVHLDPEIVLVVFLPPLLYWAALSANFHDLRENLRALTLSSVGLVLATAGAVAVLAHALVPGLSWPAAFALGTIVSPTDPLAAGLVMRRLGAPRRLVSAVEGEGLFNDATALVAYRVAVAAIVGEGMSYGNAGLAFVAGAAGGIAIGLVVGWLVALIRRHTTDAQVSLTISLLSGYAAFIPANALGASGVLAAVTTGLYMGVRGVTTLPARTRLQGFLVWDIINFLINAVLFVLVGLQLRSALEGLAEYTAADLARYALAVAGTVVVVRLVWFFTVPYLIRILDRRPGQRERRVGARHRLVLAWSGMRGSVSLAAALALPLAVAPGFPFAARDLIIFLVFAVIFATLVVQGLSLPGLIRLLRVTDEGAEERQELRARLEATETALAQIDELAAEEWTRDDSVERMRRAYEYRGRRLGARADQESEHDYEDRSLAYQQMVRVVLQAQRTTVVRLRDRGEISNEVMTRIIRDFDLEEARLEI, from the coding sequence ATGAGCGGGGCGGAAGTTCTCATCTGCGGGCTGCTGGTGTCGGTGGCGGTGCTGGCGGCCGTGGCTCGGCTGCTGTCGATCCCGTACCCGATCGTCCTCGTGGTCGGGGGAGCGGCGATCGGGTTCCTGCCGGGGCTGCCGCACGTCCACCTCGATCCGGAGATCGTGCTGGTGGTCTTCCTGCCGCCGCTGCTGTACTGGGCCGCGCTGTCGGCGAACTTCCACGACCTGCGGGAGAACCTGCGGGCGCTGACGCTGAGCTCGGTGGGCCTGGTGCTGGCCACGGCGGGCGCGGTGGCCGTGCTGGCGCACGCCCTCGTGCCAGGGCTGTCCTGGCCCGCCGCGTTCGCGCTCGGAACTATCGTCTCGCCCACCGATCCGCTCGCGGCCGGGCTCGTCATGCGGCGGCTGGGCGCGCCGCGCCGGCTCGTCAGCGCCGTGGAGGGCGAAGGCCTGTTCAACGACGCGACCGCGCTGGTGGCCTACCGGGTGGCCGTGGCGGCGATCGTCGGGGAGGGCATGTCGTACGGGAACGCCGGGCTGGCGTTCGTGGCAGGCGCCGCAGGCGGCATCGCCATCGGGCTGGTGGTCGGCTGGCTGGTGGCGCTGATCCGCCGCCACACCACCGACGCCCAGGTGAGCCTGACGATCTCGCTGCTGAGCGGGTACGCCGCTTTCATCCCCGCGAACGCGCTGGGCGCGTCGGGAGTGCTCGCGGCGGTGACCACCGGGCTCTACATGGGCGTTCGCGGCGTCACCACGCTGCCCGCCCGTACCCGGTTGCAGGGCTTCCTGGTGTGGGACATCATCAACTTCCTCATCAACGCGGTGCTGTTCGTGCTCGTGGGCCTCCAGCTCCGCAGCGCTCTGGAAGGGCTCGCCGAATACACCGCAGCCGATCTCGCCCGGTACGCGCTGGCGGTGGCCGGGACGGTGGTGGTCGTCCGGCTGGTCTGGTTCTTCACCGTCCCGTACCTGATCCGGATCCTCGACCGGCGGCCCGGCCAGCGGGAGCGCCGCGTCGGGGCGCGGCACCGGCTGGTGCTGGCGTGGAGCGGCATGCGCGGCAGCGTCTCGCTGGCCGCCGCCCTGGCGCTGCCGCTCGCCGTCGCGCCCGGGTTCCCCTTCGCGGCGCGTGACCTGATCATCTTCCTGGTCTTCGCGGTCATCTTCGCCACGCTCGTGGTGCAGGGGCTCTCGCTGCCGGGCCTCATCCGGTTGCTGCGGGTCACCGACGAGGGCGCCGAGGAACGCCAGGAACTGCGGGCCCGGCTGGAGGCGACCGAGACCGCACTCGCCCAGATCGACGAGCTCGCAGCCGAGGAGTGGACGCGCGACGACAGCGTCGAGCGGATGCGCCGCGCCTACGAGTACCGGGGCCGCAGGCTCGGGGCGCGCGCGGACCAGGAGTCCGAGCACGACTACGAGGACCGGTCGCTGGCCTACCAGCAGATGGTCCGCGTGGTGCTCCAGGCGCAGCGGACGACGGTGGTGCGGCTGCGCGACCGCGGGGAGATCTCCAACGAGGTGATGACGCGCATCATCCGCGACTTCGACCTCGAGGAGGCGCGGCTGGAGATCTGA